In a single window of the Ruminococcus albus 7 = DSM 20455 genome:
- a CDS encoding DUF2809 domain-containing protein, which translates to MKHTTKLKLIYTALFAVMLITEILIGLYAKGFIRAYIGDVLVMPTMYFFVRIFTDKFPRTLPLILFIFACAVEVSQYFELYKVLGFARGSLPAILIGTGFAWEDILAYGVGSLLNMTALICLNSAFKAYTVPTSQI; encoded by the coding sequence ATGAAACATACTACGAAACTTAAGCTTATATACACTGCGCTCTTCGCCGTCATGCTCATCACCGAGATACTGATAGGCTTGTACGCCAAAGGATTTATCCGCGCATACATCGGAGACGTTCTCGTTATGCCCACAATGTACTTCTTCGTGCGCATATTCACCGATAAGTTTCCGCGCACCCTCCCGCTGATACTCTTCATCTTTGCCTGCGCAGTTGAAGTGTCACAGTATTTTGAGCTTTATAAAGTCCTCGGTTTCGCCCGCGGAAGTCTGCCTGCAATTTTAATCGGCACCGGCTTTGCGTGGGAAGATATCCTGGCTTACGGCGTGGGAAGCCTGCTCAACATGACCGCTTTGATCTGCCTGAACTCTGCCTTTAAAGCATATACTGTTCCGACATCACAAATATAA
- a CDS encoding ABC transporter ATP-binding protein translates to MNDYANAIEINGLTKKYDGFTLDKLSFNVPKGSIMGFIGQNGAGKSTTINTILNIVKADEGSIKVMGLDHIKDENEIKRNIAAVFDELPFNEQLNANDIDFIFQDLFENWDSETYFGYLDRFALPRKKKFGQFSKGMKMKLQIASALSHGAKLLIMDEATTGLDPVVRNEILDIFLEYLQDEDNSILMSSHITSDLEKIADSVTFIDKGKLLLTGYKDDILDSHGILKCTKKDFAEIEKSDFISARLTDFGADVMVADRRAAAKKYSGITIDKTTLEDIMLFYVSRGKKEWR, encoded by the coding sequence ATGAACGACTATGCAAATGCAATAGAGATAAACGGGCTGACCAAAAAATATGACGGCTTCACACTGGACAAGCTTAGCTTTAATGTCCCGAAAGGGAGTATAATGGGATTTATCGGGCAGAACGGTGCGGGAAAATCCACAACGATAAATACGATACTGAATATCGTCAAAGCGGACGAGGGCAGCATTAAAGTCATGGGGCTTGACCACATCAAAGACGAGAACGAGATAAAGCGGAACATCGCAGCGGTGTTCGATGAACTGCCATTCAATGAACAGCTGAACGCTAATGATATCGACTTTATATTTCAGGACTTGTTTGAAAACTGGGATAGTGAAACTTATTTCGGATATCTGGACAGGTTCGCGCTGCCGAGAAAGAAGAAATTTGGGCAATTCTCAAAGGGGATGAAGATGAAACTGCAGATAGCTTCTGCGCTTTCACACGGGGCTAAGCTGCTGATAATGGACGAAGCCACAACAGGTCTTGACCCTGTGGTGCGTAACGAGATACTTGATATATTCCTGGAATATCTTCAGGACGAGGACAACTCTATACTGATGTCATCCCACATAACATCTGACCTTGAAAAGATAGCGGACAGTGTTACATTCATCGACAAGGGAAAGCTTCTGCTGACAGGCTACAAGGACGATATACTTGACAGTCACGGTATTCTCAAATGCACTAAGAAAGACTTTGCCGAGATAGAAAAGTCTGACTTCATCAGCGCAAGACTGACGGATTTCGGGGCTGATGTAATGGTCGCAGACCGTCGTGCCGCTGCAAAGAAGTATTCCGGCATAACGATAGACAAAACTACTCTGGAGGATATAATGCTGTTCTACGTCAGCCGCGGGAAAAAGGAGTGGAGATAA
- a CDS encoding cellulase family glycosylhydrolase has translation MVNMQTNLKAVKRTAATMLSAMLLALSMPAVPADAASKGFYVSGTSIKDANGNTFVMRGVNIAHAWYSSYTSTSIKGAADNGANTVRVVVADGKKWSKTSKSDLQSIVNECKKNDLVCILEVHDATGSDSTSDLKAAVDYWIENKSVLQGNEKYVILNIANEWYGSWNGYSWAEGNKSAVKSIRNAGIDNMIMVDCAGWGQYPDSIKDYGKSVFNADSQKNTVFSIHMYEYAGGNSSTVKKNIDNALGIGVPVVIGEFGGQHTNGDVDEGTIMSYCTQKNVGYLGWSWKGNGSDLSYLDISNNWSGTSLTSWGNTLINGSNGIKKTSKKCSVFTGSSSSSNSSSSGNTSSSSSSSSSSSGDPYVSLFWGQSSAGAWGQPVSVMTTKNGGSFDASNIKKKGYFYVEYTNSNRNQIELILQSWSGGSGWAKVQAYEFGSANGHSYAKFSYNDCVNAFGTSNFSSYLDQVHVGCMKNSTTVYSVCYCYPN, from the coding sequence ATGGTCAATATGCAGACGAATCTCAAGGCTGTGAAACGCACAGCTGCAACAATGCTGTCAGCGATGCTGCTGGCATTATCCATGCCCGCAGTCCCGGCAGATGCGGCATCAAAAGGGTTTTATGTCAGCGGTACAAGCATCAAAGATGCTAACGGAAATACCTTCGTTATGCGCGGCGTAAATATTGCACACGCATGGTACAGTTCATACACCTCGACCTCTATCAAGGGCGCAGCTGACAACGGCGCAAACACCGTAAGGGTAGTTGTTGCTGACGGCAAAAAGTGGTCAAAAACTTCAAAGAGCGACCTGCAAAGCATAGTAAACGAATGCAAAAAGAACGATCTTGTATGCATACTGGAAGTGCACGATGCCACAGGCAGCGACAGCACATCAGACCTCAAAGCAGCTGTTGATTACTGGATTGAGAACAAAAGCGTACTTCAGGGCAACGAGAAGTATGTAATACTCAACATAGCTAACGAGTGGTACGGCAGCTGGAACGGCTATTCATGGGCTGAGGGCAACAAGTCTGCTGTGAAGAGCATAAGAAATGCAGGCATTGATAACATGATAATGGTCGATTGTGCGGGCTGGGGACAGTACCCAGATTCCATCAAGGACTACGGCAAGTCGGTGTTCAATGCTGACTCGCAGAAAAACACAGTGTTCTCAATACATATGTACGAGTACGCAGGAGGAAATTCAAGCACTGTCAAAAAGAACATCGACAATGCTCTTGGAATAGGTGTGCCTGTTGTGATAGGCGAATTCGGAGGTCAGCACACTAACGGTGATGTTGATGAAGGTACTATCATGAGTTACTGCACACAGAAAAATGTCGGCTATCTCGGCTGGTCGTGGAAAGGCAACGGCTCTGACCTTTCATATCTTGATATCTCAAACAATTGGTCAGGCACTTCACTTACCTCCTGGGGCAACACTCTGATAAACGGCAGCAACGGCATAAAGAAGACCTCAAAGAAATGCTCGGTATTCACCGGAAGCAGTTCTTCATCGAACAGTTCATCGTCGGGAAATACCTCGTCATCAAGCAGCAGTTCGTCATCAAGCAGCGGTGACCCTTATGTTTCGCTGTTCTGGGGACAAAGTTCGGCAGGTGCATGGGGTCAGCCTGTATCCGTCATGACCACGAAGAACGGCGGCAGCTTTGATGCATCCAACATCAAGAAAAAAGGTTACTTCTATGTTGAATACACCAACAGCAACCGTAATCAGATAGAACTTATACTGCAAAGCTGGAGCGGCGGCAGCGGATGGGCAAAAGTACAGGCTTATGAATTCGGCAGTGCGAACGGTCACAGCTATGCCAAGTTCTCTTATAACGACTGTGTAAACGCTTTCGGTACAAGCAATTTCAGCAGTTACCTCGACCAGGTTCACGTGGGCTGTATGAAGAACTCCACCACGGTATACTCGGTTTGCTACTGCTATCCGAATTGA
- a CDS encoding GntR family transcriptional regulator, with the protein MDIIISNSTGEPIYEQIVSQIKAQIMSGELKAGDALPSMRALAQALRISVITTKRAYEELERDGFIESYTGKGSFVKTQNAELLKEEYLRKVEALLGEACDTAKMCDISLEEMISIVEMIYGGN; encoded by the coding sequence ATGGATATAATTATATCAAATTCAACAGGCGAGCCTATATACGAACAGATAGTTTCACAGATAAAGGCTCAGATAATGTCAGGCGAACTGAAGGCAGGGGACGCTCTTCCTTCGATGAGAGCACTGGCGCAGGCGCTTCGCATAAGCGTGATAACCACAAAGCGTGCATACGAAGAACTTGAAAGAGACGGTTTTATCGAATCTTACACAGGCAAGGGCAGCTTTGTAAAAACGCAGAACGCGGAGCTTCTGAAAGAGGAATATCTCAGGAAAGTTGAAGCACTTCTCGGTGAAGCCTGCGATACTGCAAAGATGTGTGATATTTCTCTGGAGGAAATGATCTCCATTGTAGAAATGATATACGGAGGTAACTGA
- the fic gene encoding protein adenylyltransferase Fic: protein MMLENKINAQSSAELAREEERISKQKAITLFEQNMLATKKAGTIDTLMFINKTLFEDIYYFAGKIRTVNIAKGSFRFAPVMYLDQSLKTVEQMPQTTFDDIVAKYVEMNICHPFREGNGRATRIWLDHIFKNELKKVVDWSLIDKEDYLLAMERSPIRSTEINILLKNALTDKTEDREVFMKGIDTSYYYEGYTAFDINDLR, encoded by the coding sequence ATAATGCTTGAAAATAAGATAAATGCACAAAGCTCGGCGGAGCTGGCAAGAGAAGAAGAACGCATTTCAAAACAGAAAGCAATTACACTATTTGAACAGAATATGCTTGCCACAAAAAAGGCAGGTACAATTGATACACTCATGTTCATCAATAAAACACTTTTTGAGGATATTTACTACTTTGCAGGAAAGATCCGCACCGTGAATATCGCAAAAGGCAGTTTTCGTTTTGCACCTGTTATGTATCTGGATCAGTCATTGAAAACAGTAGAACAGATGCCGCAAACAACTTTTGATGATATCGTTGCAAAATACGTTGAGATGAATATCTGTCACCCATTCCGTGAGGGAAACGGAAGAGCAACAAGGATATGGCTCGACCACATTTTCAAGAACGAACTGAAAAAAGTCGTTGACTGGAGCTTAATAGATAAGGAGGACTATCTACTTGCTATGGAGAGAAGTCCTATTCGCTCTACAGAGATAAATATACTGCTCAAAAATGCCCTTACAGATAAAACAGAAGATCGTGAAGTATTCATGAAAGGCATTGACACCAGCTATTACTATGAGGGCTACACAGCATTTGACATCAACGATCTGAGGTGA
- a CDS encoding CPBP family intramembrane glutamic endopeptidase: MTSNEKKLTLKRIAIFIMLCYIPNYVLEIVFSDHNGGMTSAAAGLTIMLYPAIANILTRIITKEGKGEHYLKAHFKKHKGIYIAAAVSPLIMGIINLLVCHFVLDSQTDMGDMLNQNLYGSGLRTLIPLILLSYMVCIPFIVMGFGEEFGWRAYLTPKLEKFMPRFPACCITGVIWAVWHAPLIWYGYDFGRDYPGFPYVGVIAMCAVCIPLSYVLTWMTEKTKSVYPAAICHMVIDNVMNIPALTMISEKTIKDNSLLFGILALGLVPAAATIGIMIAEKIKSEKAA; encoded by the coding sequence ATGACAAGTAATGAAAAAAAGCTGACATTAAAGCGGATAGCCATATTCATAATGCTTTGCTACATCCCCAACTATGTGCTGGAGATAGTTTTTTCAGACCACAATGGCGGAATGACCTCTGCGGCGGCAGGCTTGACGATAATGCTTTATCCTGCTATAGCTAATATCCTCACACGTATCATAACGAAAGAGGGCAAGGGCGAACACTATCTGAAAGCGCATTTCAAAAAGCACAAGGGGATATACATCGCGGCGGCTGTTTCACCGCTGATTATGGGTATCATCAATCTGCTTGTTTGCCATTTCGTATTGGACAGCCAAACCGATATGGGTGATATGCTGAACCAGAACCTGTACGGGTCGGGTTTAAGGACGCTGATACCACTCATACTTTTATCATATATGGTTTGTATACCATTCATCGTAATGGGATTTGGTGAGGAATTCGGGTGGAGGGCTTACCTTACACCTAAGCTTGAAAAGTTCATGCCGAGATTTCCTGCCTGCTGTATCACAGGCGTGATATGGGCAGTATGGCACGCGCCGCTTATATGGTACGGGTACGATTTCGGCAGGGATTACCCCGGATTCCCTTATGTGGGAGTTATCGCCATGTGTGCGGTATGCATACCCCTAAGTTATGTACTGACATGGATGACAGAGAAAACGAAGTCGGTATACCCTGCGGCTATATGTCACATGGTGATAGATAATGTGATGAACATACCGGCGCTGACGATGATATCTGAAAAGACAATAAAAGACAATTCTCTGCTTTTCGGTATACTTGCGCTGGGACTTGTGCCTGCTGCAGCAACTATAGGGATAATGATAGCTGAAAAGATCAAGTCTGAAAAAGCGGCATAA
- a CDS encoding MATE family efflux transporter: MNKNMDMLHGTIGDKLMTFALPLAATGILQQLFNAADIAVVGRCVGKNAMAAVGSNTPVTALILSLFTGISIGANVVISTLIGQRKPEKVNKAVHTALLFAFVGGVIFALICELLSRQILSRMSIPDEVFSMALLYFRVYVAGMPVILLYDFASAVFRSHGNTRTPLICLLTSGVINVLLNLFFVLVLDMTVNGVALATVISNLISSVLLIYFLIRENSEIHFSFKKLGIDKKQLSMMINIGLPAGIQGMVFAISNIIIQSSINKLGSDVMAASSAAFNIEIFAYYILNSFGQACTTFVGQNYGAKQPDRCIKATKIALVQDMVITVVFSMLILLAGRPLLHIFNSNEAVISVGMIRIKYVLLSEGINVIIEIMSGCMRGYGRSFIPALICTVGICGVRITWVYKVFAYHKTYATLLKAYPLSWAATCAALVIAYTILRRITMKDFFERKSA, encoded by the coding sequence ATGAATAAAAATATGGATATGCTTCACGGAACCATCGGTGACAAACTGATGACCTTTGCACTTCCGTTGGCTGCAACCGGTATTTTGCAGCAGCTTTTCAATGCAGCGGATATCGCGGTGGTAGGGCGCTGTGTCGGGAAAAATGCGATGGCAGCTGTGGGCAGCAACACCCCTGTAACAGCGCTGATACTCAGCCTTTTCACAGGTATCTCGATAGGTGCGAATGTCGTGATATCAACGCTTATCGGTCAGCGGAAACCAGAAAAAGTCAACAAAGCGGTACACACCGCACTGCTGTTTGCATTTGTGGGCGGTGTGATATTTGCATTGATATGTGAACTTCTGTCGCGGCAGATCCTCAGCCGTATGTCGATACCCGATGAAGTATTCAGCATGGCGCTGCTATACTTCCGTGTTTATGTGGCAGGAATGCCCGTAATACTTTTGTACGACTTTGCCTCGGCGGTATTCCGAAGTCACGGCAATACCCGCACACCGCTGATATGTCTGCTGACATCGGGTGTAATAAACGTTCTGCTTAACCTGTTTTTCGTGCTGGTGCTGGATATGACGGTCAACGGCGTGGCGCTGGCAACTGTTATATCAAACCTGATAAGTTCGGTACTGCTGATATATTTTCTCATACGTGAAAACTCGGAGATACATTTCTCTTTTAAAAAACTCGGTATCGACAAAAAGCAGCTTAGCATGATGATAAACATCGGACTGCCAGCAGGCATTCAGGGCATGGTATTCGCCATATCCAACATAATCATACAGTCCTCGATAAACAAGCTGGGCAGCGATGTTATGGCGGCATCATCTGCGGCATTCAACATCGAGATATTCGCCTACTACATACTAAATTCCTTCGGGCAGGCATGTACCACATTCGTGGGACAGAATTACGGTGCCAAGCAGCCGGATAGGTGCATAAAAGCCACAAAGATCGCGCTGGTACAGGACATGGTCATCACAGTGGTGTTTTCGATGCTGATACTTCTGGCAGGCAGACCGCTGTTACACATTTTTAACTCGAATGAAGCAGTAATATCCGTCGGCATGATACGCATTAAGTATGTACTGCTGAGCGAGGGAATAAATGTCATCATCGAGATAATGTCGGGCTGTATGCGCGGCTACGGACGTTCATTCATACCTGCGCTGATATGCACAGTCGGCATCTGCGGAGTGCGAATAACATGGGTGTACAAGGTGTTCGCTTACCACAAAACGTATGCCACACTGCTAAAAGCCTACCCACTCAGCTGGGCAGCGACCTGTGCGGCACTGGTAATAGCATACACTATACTGCGAAGAATTACGATGAAAGATTTCTTTGAGAGAAAATCAGCCTGA
- a CDS encoding ABC-2 transporter permease, translating to MNRRYFAMFKHDVILAKKTLILSAVGYISMLILSVLVFMSAKYGNLAKNAAKDDVMPIFRSMMIFIGISASMIPMLCFDNNTLISDIKCGWQKFTYTSPLSVNEQLRYRYGLKIAGLLLSHVFSAIQIGTIVMADGKGLTKTDALITVFIYGYLYIMEMISIPLYIKFKNSDKAGMASMLLIMVLMIPVVFLFKDKGDKLKEISEVNGGVIRFNEMVDLLGIDLPLIAAATAVLMAVSHIVSYMCTKKLLEKKVC from the coding sequence ATGAACAGAAGATATTTCGCCATGTTCAAACATGATGTGATACTGGCAAAGAAAACGCTGATACTGTCGGCAGTGGGATATATCTCTATGCTGATACTGTCCGTACTGGTATTTATGAGCGCGAAGTACGGCAACCTTGCTAAAAATGCGGCAAAGGATGATGTTATGCCAATATTCAGATCGATGATGATATTTATTGGTATTTCCGCTTCTATGATACCGATGTTATGCTTTGATAACAACACTCTTATCTCGGATATTAAATGCGGCTGGCAGAAATTCACCTACACTTCTCCACTATCCGTAAATGAACAGCTTAGATACAGATATGGCTTGAAAATAGCAGGGTTGCTGTTATCACACGTATTTTCAGCTATACAGATAGGAACGATAGTTATGGCTGACGGCAAGGGGCTTACAAAGACCGATGCGCTTATTACAGTATTTATATACGGGTATTTGTACATAATGGAAATGATTTCGATACCGCTTTATATAAAATTCAAAAACAGCGACAAGGCAGGAATGGCAAGTATGCTGCTTATCATGGTTCTGATGATACCTGTAGTATTCCTGTTCAAGGATAAGGGCGATAAACTTAAAGAAATATCAGAGGTCAACGGCGGCGTGATCAGATTTAACGAGATGGTCGACTTGTTGGGTATTGATTTACCACTTATCGCCGCTGCTACAGCTGTGCTTATGGCGGTATCTCATATAGTATCCTATATGTGTACCAAAAAACTGTTGGAAAAGAAGGTGTGCTGA
- a CDS encoding glycosyl hydrolase yields MKRCVLNVMSAAAAVILACSAVTPAVTAFAENSSGSAQVYEFENGRTSGGKIFANGTEGLKRGGDWSDDTDLSNFSGKGFSYLDQKGTTVSVEVEVPADGLYQLTFCYCQPSDRNKKVQYLNVNGVNQGEVSFPYNESFAETSGGIVLLNKGKNTIELEGYWGYTYFDYLKIAPAPEHISKLSPTAELSNPNASDSAKRLYSYLRDQYGKHIIAGQQEYCGSHNYNSWNSPDVFIKDNEAEFEYILDKTGKQPAIRGIDLLAYNTTSSWRDNAPERAIEWTNKYHGIATLTWHWNVPCEKGSTETAFYVKSASATYTTFSITNALEEGTWENEVLMADIELIAGELKKLKDADVPVIWRPLHEAEGGWFWWGAEGPEACKKLYRLLYDQLTNVYGLDNLIWEWTGYTFPTSSAWYPGDDVVDIIGYDKYNAKDGLPNLSSISATFYSLVQSTDGQKMVAMSENDSIPSIENLKNERAYWLYFCPWYMNYLTSEQNNPVDNLIDVYNSEYCITLDELPDLKNYPISGGEVTKAKVVYGDANCDGKVNISDLVLVKQHLASPKKYTLTAQGKANADVDNTGDGITASDAIKIQKYVAGIIKSLGV; encoded by the coding sequence ATGAAAAGATGTGTACTCAATGTAATGTCCGCTGCTGCAGCGGTAATACTTGCTTGTTCTGCGGTTACTCCTGCGGTCACCGCTTTTGCTGAGAATTCCTCAGGCAGTGCGCAGGTGTATGAATTTGAAAACGGCAGGACTTCGGGCGGCAAGATATTTGCCAATGGTACAGAAGGTCTTAAACGCGGCGGAGATTGGAGCGATGATACCGACCTTTCAAATTTCTCGGGAAAGGGTTTCTCATATCTTGATCAGAAGGGAACTACTGTCAGTGTCGAGGTTGAGGTCCCTGCGGATGGTCTGTATCAGCTTACTTTCTGCTACTGCCAGCCCAGCGACAGAAACAAGAAGGTGCAGTATCTCAATGTAAACGGTGTCAACCAGGGGGAGGTCAGCTTCCCTTATAATGAATCGTTTGCAGAGACATCGGGCGGTATCGTCCTGCTGAATAAGGGTAAGAATACCATTGAGCTCGAAGGCTACTGGGGCTACACCTATTTTGATTATCTAAAGATAGCACCTGCGCCTGAGCATATATCAAAGCTTAGCCCGACTGCCGAGCTTTCAAACCCCAATGCTTCTGATTCTGCTAAGCGGCTTTACAGCTATCTCCGTGACCAGTATGGTAAGCATATAATCGCGGGTCAGCAGGAATACTGCGGTTCACATAACTACAATTCATGGAACAGCCCTGATGTATTCATAAAGGACAATGAAGCTGAATTTGAGTATATCCTCGATAAGACAGGCAAGCAGCCTGCTATACGCGGAATAGACCTGCTGGCATACAACACTACATCTTCATGGCGTGACAATGCTCCCGAGCGTGCTATCGAGTGGACGAACAAGTATCACGGCATCGCTACCCTGACATGGCACTGGAACGTTCCTTGTGAAAAGGGAAGTACAGAAACTGCTTTCTATGTTAAGTCTGCAAGTGCTACATACACTACTTTCAGCATAACCAATGCCCTTGAAGAAGGCACATGGGAGAATGAAGTGCTGATGGCTGATATAGAACTTATCGCAGGTGAGCTTAAAAAGCTAAAGGATGCTGATGTGCCTGTTATATGGCGACCTCTGCATGAGGCTGAGGGCGGCTGGTTCTGGTGGGGCGCTGAGGGTCCAGAGGCTTGCAAAAAGCTGTACCGTCTGCTCTATGACCAGCTTACCAATGTATATGGTCTTGACAACCTTATCTGGGAATGGACAGGTTATACCTTCCCGACTTCATCAGCATGGTATCCCGGTGATGATGTGGTGGATATCATAGGATATGATAAATATAACGCCAAGGACGGCCTGCCTAACCTCAGTTCGATATCAGCTACTTTCTACAGCCTTGTACAGAGTACGGACGGTCAGAAAATGGTTGCCATGTCGGAAAACGATTCAATACCATCTATTGAGAATCTGAAGAATGAAAGGGCATACTGGCTGTACTTCTGCCCCTGGTATATGAATTACCTTACAAGTGAGCAGAACAATCCTGTGGATAATCTTATTGATGTATACAACAGTGAGTACTGCATAACTCTTGATGAGCTGCCTGACCTGAAGAACTATCCGATATCCGGTGGAGAGGTAACTAAGGCAAAAGTCGTTTACGGTGATGCAAACTGTGACGGAAAGGTAAATATATCTGATTTAGTGCTTGTAAAACAGCATCTTGCTTCGCCAAAAAAATATACTCTCACTGCGCAGGGCAAAGCTAATGCTGATGTAGATAACACAGGTGACGGCATAACTGCTTCTGATGCGATCAAGATACAGAAGTATGTTGCTGGCATCATCAAATCATTAGGTGTCTGA
- a CDS encoding ABC-2 transporter permease, whose product MLGLIYKDFKIYRNTFLCLLCVLLLSKGFIMLPVAVGTEEFKDAMNSMPALFGMMCAGGTVISFYIAGMFQESLISGDEQKKWAYFITSTDDGIKRMVGSKYIIILIYSMMTAFMCSFMNKLCADIIGQDAPDNTNLILLLFFVQLMCRGFSVPFLFAFGSKKGNTVRLTAVITVIIAGLIYGLFGDLSIINPEKIWEMLMDMMTDLSQNWKLMLGQAMFFVIVIVMYIVSYKLSCRYYLKGVEHYDK is encoded by the coding sequence ATGCTGGGACTTATATATAAAGACTTTAAGATATATCGTAACACCTTTCTGTGCCTGCTGTGTGTGCTGCTGTTATCTAAAGGGTTCATAATGCTGCCTGTGGCTGTCGGCACTGAGGAATTCAAGGACGCTATGAACTCAATGCCTGCATTATTCGGTATGATGTGCGCAGGCGGTACGGTGATATCATTCTATATCGCAGGTATGTTCCAGGAGAGTCTTATCTCGGGAGATGAGCAGAAAAAATGGGCGTACTTCATCACTTCAACAGATGACGGCATAAAGCGCATGGTTGGCAGCAAGTATATCATAATACTGATATACTCGATGATGACTGCATTCATGTGCAGCTTTATGAACAAGCTCTGTGCCGATATCATAGGGCAGGATGCGCCCGATAACACCAATCTTATACTTTTGCTTTTCTTTGTACAGCTGATGTGCAGGGGATTCAGTGTACCGTTCTTATTCGCATTCGGTTCAAAGAAAGGCAACACGGTAAGGCTTACAGCTGTTATAACTGTGATAATAGCAGGGCTTATCTACGGGCTTTTCGGTGACCTGAGCATTATAAATCCGGAAAAGATATGGGAAATGCTGATGGATATGATGACAGACCTTTCGCAGAACTGGAAGCTGATGCTGGGACAGGCGATGTTCTTCGTGATAGTAATCGTTATGTATATAGTATCGTATAAGCTGTCTTGCAGATATTATCTGAAAGGGGTGGAGCACTATGACAAGTAA